Part of the Chlorogloeopsis sp. ULAP01 genome, CTTACCTATCGTCGGACGAACCATAAAAATCTCCATGTTCGAGGTTACAAAGAGGAGGGAACTACAACCACTCCCTTTGACATGGCGGTGCTTAACGATTTAGACCGCTTCCATCTCGTCATGGACGTGATTGACCGTGTGCCACAACTCGGATATAAAGCTGCTTATGTCAAGCAGATGTTGCAAGACAAGCTGATAGAACACAAGCACTATATTCAGCAGCATGGTGAGGATATGCCTGAAGTTAGCAACTGGAAATGGTCGTATTAGCAGAGATTTTCTTGTTTGATTTCAGGAGGCATATTTATGCACAAACAAATTTTTGATACTTCGGATAATTCAGATATCCAAAAAGATAAAAATGCCCAAAATTTAGTCAGCAAAATTATTGGCACATTTCTAATGTTTGCTGCTTGCTTAATGGTTTGCCATTCTCTTGGACTCATTCATATAGCAATACGGCATTTCTCTCTCTAAATTTCCTGTTAGGAGATGTTCAATGAGGTTGAGGTTTTTATACGTTAATGACTTTTTGCTACACAGCTCTATATGCCTCTTTAAATACCCACGGCATAGTTCATCAGTATTTTACTAATACTTTTTTGCCTTAAAGGCTACTTCTATGAACCGGCCCCCATTACCGTTTTGGAGTATCCCAACTGCCAAATTGCTTGAGGAACTAGAAACTACACCGCAGGGATTGACGGATGAAGAAGCCAAGCTGCGACTGGTGCGCTATGGCTTCAATCTCTTGAAGCCCAAACGGAAATTAGACGCTTTTATGCTTCTAGTGGCTCAATTCCAAAATCCAGTTATTCTCATCCTGATATTTGCTGCTGGTTTGTCGTTCTTCGTCCATGACCATACAGACGGTTTGATTATCTTGGCAATTGTTTTTGTCAGTGGACTATTGGGTTTCTGGCAGGAGTGGGGAGCTGCTGATGCTGTTGAAAAGCTGCTGGCAATTGTCCAAGCTAAAGTAGTGGTGCGGCGAAATAACAATACTCAGACTGTTTCTCCAGAAGAAATTGTTCCTGGAGATGTTTTTGTTCTCACCGCAGGAGAAACGATTCCAGGGGATTGCGTAATTCTAAAATCCAAAGACCTCTTTGCTGATGAGGCAGCTTTAACTGGGGAAACCTACCCAGTCGCTAAAATAGCTGGCGTATTGCCATCAGAGACACCCCTTAGTCAGCGAACCAATGTGCTTTTTATGGGTACTCATATAGTTAGTGGACAAGGGGAAGCAGTAGTAGTATATACAGGCAAATATACGGAATTTGGTAAAGTCTCGGAGCGATTGCAACTCAGACCACCAGAGACTGACTTTGAACATGGTATCCGGCGATTTGGCTACTTCCTCTTAGAAGTCACTTTGATACTGGTGATTGCCATTTTTGCAATTAACGTCTACCTAGCACGCCCAGTTTTAGAGGCTTTTCTCTTTGCATTAGCTTTAGCAGTTGGATTGACTCCGCAGTTACTGCCAGCAATTATCAGTGTTAACCTAGCTCACGGTGCTAAACGCATGGCTAGGCAGAAGGTCATTGTCAAACGCCTTGCCTCTATTGAAAACTTTGGCAGTATGAATGTGCTGTGTTCAGATAAAACTGGCACTTTGACTGAAGGAGTTGTCCACATCCACGCCGCGCTTGATACTGATGGGAATGAGAACGAAGCGGTACTGTTTTATGCCTACCTTAACGCCTTCTATGAAACTGGTTATGTGAACCCGATTGATGAAGCTATCCGTAGTCATCGCCAGTTTGAAGTATTAGGTTATCAAAAATTAGACGAGATTCCCTATGATTTCATCCGCAAGCGATTGAGTATCTTGGTTGGCAAAGATAGCAACCATTTGCTAATCACCAAAGGTGCACTGAACAATGTACTGGCGATATGTTCAAAAGCACAAATGACAGATGGGGCGATCGCCGACATTAATACAGTGCAAGAATTACTCCAGCAGCACTATGAAGATTTTAGTAGACAAGGTTTTCGCACTCTAGGAATTGCCTTACGGGATATTGGTTCTGCTTCCTGCATTACCAAAGACCAAGAAACCGAGATGACTTTTCTGGGCTTCCTGCTCCTTGCCGATCCGCCTAAAGCTGGCATTATCGACACTATCCGCAATTTGGAGTACACAGGTG contains:
- the mgtA gene encoding magnesium-translocating P-type ATPase, yielding MNRPPLPFWSIPTAKLLEELETTPQGLTDEEAKLRLVRYGFNLLKPKRKLDAFMLLVAQFQNPVILILIFAAGLSFFVHDHTDGLIILAIVFVSGLLGFWQEWGAADAVEKLLAIVQAKVVVRRNNNTQTVSPEEIVPGDVFVLTAGETIPGDCVILKSKDLFADEAALTGETYPVAKIAGVLPSETPLSQRTNVLFMGTHIVSGQGEAVVVYTGKYTEFGKVSERLQLRPPETDFEHGIRRFGYFLLEVTLILVIAIFAINVYLARPVLEAFLFALALAVGLTPQLLPAIISVNLAHGAKRMARQKVIVKRLASIENFGSMNVLCSDKTGTLTEGVVHIHAALDTDGNENEAVLFYAYLNAFYETGYVNPIDEAIRSHRQFEVLGYQKLDEIPYDFIRKRLSILVGKDSNHLLITKGALNNVLAICSKAQMTDGAIADINTVQELLQQHYEDFSRQGFRTLGIALRDIGSASCITKDQETEMTFLGFLLLADPPKAGIIDTIRNLEYTGVSLKIITGDNQKVAANIGQQMGFANPTMLTGSDLHQISDEALLKRVNEVNVFAEVEPNQKERIILALKKAGNVVGYLGDGINDASALHVADVGISVNSAVDVAKEAADIVLLEKDLDVLVQGVREGRITFANTLKYVFMATSANFGNMFSMAGASLFLPFLPLLPKQILLTNLLTDFPEMTIATDSVDRDMVSKPRRWDIQFIRNFMLVFGLISSVFDYLTFGTLLFILRATPDEFRTGWFMESVISASLIVLVIRSRKPFFKSKPGKYLLISTLLVVGITLTFPFTPLAKPFGFQPLTLSFIFWLGAIVITYVMTADKVKQIFYQRVKF